The Chionomys nivalis chromosome 1, mChiNiv1.1, whole genome shotgun sequence sequence ATATGTAAGGAACTCAAGacactagacatcaaaataccaaataatctaattaaatatGAGATGCagatctaataaaaaaaattcttaactgAAGAATTCAAAAcgaccaaaagacacttatggaaTTATTCAAAATcctgagggaaatgcaaatcaaaaaaacttttatatatagcatcttacacctgtcaggatggctagaTCATAAGCACTGATAACAGTTCTTcctgtagccaggcggtggtggcgcacgcctctaatcccagcacttgggaggcagaggcaggcggatctctgtgagttcgaggccagcctggtctacaagagctagttccaggacaggaaccaaaagccacggagaaaccttgtctcgaaaatcaaaaacagTTCTTCCTGGAGAAAATGTAAAGTAAGAGGATCACTCCTCCACTGATGATGGGAGTGCGAACTTGTACAGCACTTTGGAAATCTGTACAATGGTTTTTTAATCAATATACACTAAGACCCCACAATATAAcctttgggcatatatccaaaggatgcatATTCATATCACAAagatatttgctcaactatgttcatagatcTAGAAAGATACCATACGATGTGAATGGTAAACATAAGGCAAAAGATAACCAGATTATAATTTACAACCCCAATgaaattagattaaaaaaaaacataagaggGATATACATGGAGGGTCCCAGGGGGAAAAAATATTAAGATCTACTTATTGGAcatggaagggggaaagggaaggaatagGGGATGGTGATATGAGGACTTGAGATGGCTGAGTTGGAGGAGCAATGAAAGAATTATCTTGAAAGAGCAAGCCATTATGAGGTGAGAAACCAGGTGTTAAGGAAATTGCCAGGAATTCACAAaaatgacctcagctaagattcctagaaatagtggagagggtacttgAACTGACCTTCTCCTATAATCCAATTGTCATCATTGAACCTGCACCCACTAACgatggaagcagaagcacagACCCAGAGtggagcactgggttgagctcctGGAGATTagttgaagaggaggaggagggatcaTCTGAGCAAGGAGCAACAAGATCATCACTGagaaaaccacaaagacaggtGACCCAACTAGTAGTAGCTCACGGACTCAAGATTGACAGTTAGGGTTACTACATGGGACCAAACTAAGTCTTctgaatgtgtgtgacagttgtgtctTGTTCTGTTTGGGGAACAaatggcagtgagaccaggacttACCCTGGGTACATGAGTGGGCCTTTtgtagcccattccctatggtggaacaACTTGCTCAGACTTATATAGGGAGAGGGTCCTGGTCCTGTCTCAAACTGGTATACCAGACATTGTTTTCTCCCAAAGGGAGGCTTAcaatctctgaggagtggatggggaatgggatggtggaaaaagaggaggaagtggccactggaaatggtatgtaaaatgaaaaaacattaaaaaagattgAGGAGGAACAGATACAACATTTATCCATCGATTAAATCACTTTAAATTTAGAAAGGCTCTGAATCTATATTCCACTCTCCTCAAACTGTAAGCAGAAAAAAGAATGAACAGGGGCTCACAAAGGTTCCTTCTTATACTCAACCTCTCATTTTGGTTTTTCTCAATTAAACTGGTATTTGATGACTTTAAATGCTCCGACAATATTGTTGACTATTCTGTGATGTAGTATATATCTATGAattactatgttttttttttttttgctttttgttcctgTAATAAGTATCATGAATAAAAGCAACTGAGTGCAAGGAAGTATTCATTTAACTTACTGTTTCAGGTCACAAACCATCATTgacagaagtcagggcaggaagtatAGAAGTATTAGTTAATATTCCTATATAAGACAAATCCACCTTTGTAGTGATGGCGTTGACCATTCTGGACTAGGCCCTCCAAGATCAATTAAAAGTATCCCTCGAAGACATTGCCACAGGCCCATCTGTGCAACATAGTTCCTAAATTAAAGCTCCTTCTTCCAAGGTGATATGACTTtgaatcaagttgacaataaaaatatatcagtACATTATCAGAGTTAACAGACTGTGTTTTATGAAGTCTAGAAGAAACATTGAATGCCTTTAACCTGCAATCAAAGAGATTGATGGGCCACCATGAGCCTTGGGGGGCCATTCTTAATCAAACCACAAAAAGAGTTAAGAATTGACGAGGGATTTTGACTGCTTCTCTCACTGAGAAACTTTCTATGAAAGTTAGAATAAATGAAGGTGGGTTTAGTTTTATCTCGAGCTCAACTGTTTCACCCTGGATTCAAAATGTACAATGGTTTCAGTAAATATGACTAacattcagcctcacagagatgaccaaaagaaaaaaaattaccctAAATTTCTGAGGGAATTAAATAACTATCATGGACAACTCAAATGAAGATTTATTCTGCCTGATATTGGTGGTTTGTTTTTTAGGAATGTGAGGTTCTTTGGTTTAGGAACTGTCAAGCCAAATGGCATAacttcatacatatacacacatacctatatGTATAAATTTGTAAGTGTGTACACATTATATGTCACAATTATAATGTAGACAGAGTTTTTGTTTCCAATAAGCCCACTCATAAATAACCACAgacacttttaaattttaaattcttggctttgtagctcaggcttattagtagctagctcttacaacccaTTTCTGCCGTACCAGTGCAGCTAGCGCAAAATCCTAGCGAAGGATGTCAGGATTAAAGAAAAGACACTTTGGATGTTGCAGAATTAGAAGTCTTTATTGTACATCGCCAAGGGGGGTTTATACTTAACCCAGACAGGATGGACACCTCATCACCAGATCCTTGAGTTAGAGCCAAGAAAATgtgtactcaggaagcagggttggtaaacaactctgagagcaGGAAACTTGCAAGTTTCTCAGAAACTAAGAACAAGGGCAAGAAAGGTCATCTACAGGGGAGGTGGATAGGTAGGCCAGGACTCCATTAGGATccaacacatttctattaatttatatattgccatatggctcatggctttacctCTCCTTCAGCATGTGTTACACCCTCTGTATCCCCTGGtgactctctgactccacctttcttcccagtgtccttagtttggttgttctgcctatacttcctacctggctactggccaatcaagtTTATACTAAACCAGTCTGAGTGAAAAATCATCACAGTGTACAgcatccctctttttttttttccatcgcaccaaaaagaaaggttttaactttagcatagtaagacactaccaaaaaaataaaattaaacttttaaattttattcattttaaacattttgaatgTTTTCCCACATTTATTCTAAACATACAGGTACTCCAAAATGAAAAAGTTTAGTAGGAACTATGATTGCAAAAAAATTGTCCACATGGTTATATACGTAAATCTATCTTCAGACTGTGCATGAGGATTACAGAAACTGGATGTGCTAAAGACTTTCCCACATTACAGACACTGTGTGAGAACTTTATGCTTGttaaaaataacaagaacaaagaaatagttttataCCATGTGTACATAGAAAAGGTTTCTATCCAGTGTGAATGTTTTTACTCTTGGACCAAGTGAATCTAGTAAAGGCTTTCTGACAATGGTTACACGCATTAGGCTACTGACTAGTGTGAAGAGTTTCAGACCTGTTATAATCacaagagcagctgaaggcttttccacaatTCTTATGTGCATAAGGCTTTACTATCAAGTGAACTCTTTTATGCCTGTTAAAGTCTACAGAATGAACGGTTTCTACATCTTTTACACACAtagagtttctctccagtatgattGTTTTCcatgcaaatcaagacaaattGAAGTGTTAAAAGGTTTCCTGTAATGTTTATATGCAAAAGTCATCTCTCCAATATAAACCCTTTCCTGGATGTTCAGGTGACTGACGGGTAAATGCTTTTCCACAATGCATACATGCATAACACTTCTCTTCAGTATGATCTCTTTCATGAACCTTACATGAATAGAAACTAGTGAAGGGTTTTGCACAATACTTACATGAATAAGGCTTCTCTAAAGTGTGACTTTATTCATGTATGTTATGACGACTGATGTCACTGAAGGCTTTTTTTGTATGTTTACATGCTCAAGACTTTTCCCCATGTGAATCTTTTCATGACAGTTCAGGTGATTGGAGCAGGTAAACACTATTTCACACTGCTTAAATGTACACAAATTCTCTTTAATGAGAACTCTTTTCATAAGTCTTACAAGAACTGAAACTGGTATAGGAGTTTTCACAATGCTTACACAAAAAAGGTTTCTCTGCAGTGTGACTCTTTCCACGTCTATTACAACTACTGGGGCTGTTGAATGATATTCCACAATGCTTACATAACAAAGCTTTTGTCAGTGTGAATTATTTCATGAATATTCAGATGCCTACACCAGAAACAGTTTTCTACAATGTTTGCATGTATAAGTCTTCAGTTTCTTTGTAGTGTGACTCCTTTAATGTCTGTTCACCTACTAAATTTGttgaaggctttcccacaatgTTCATGCAGGTTTTTCTGCAGTGTGTCTACTTTCATGTTTCTTACGACTATTAGGACTGttgaaggcttttccacaatACTTACatgcataaggtttctctccagtgtgaatatTTTCATGAATGTTTCGAGAAAAAGAACTGGCGAACTtttttccacaatgcttacatgGATAAGGTTTCTCTGCAGTGTGGGTCCTCTCATGTCTGTTACAATTACTGGCGCTCTTAAAGgcttttccacaatgcttacatgCATAAGGCCTTTTTCCAGTGTGAATTATTTCATGCCTTTTCAGATTCCTGAGACAGAAAAAGGCTTTTCCACATTGCTTGCAAGTATGATTTCTCTCTGCCGTGTGCATTCTTTCATGAAAATGACAAGCACTGGAAGTGCTGTATGtttttccacaatgcttacatgcataaggtttctctccagtgtgaaatCTTTCATGAAGGTTTCGATAAGAAGAACTGGTGAAGTtttttccacaatgcttacatgCATAAGGTTTCTCTGCAGTGTGGCTCCTCTCATGTGTGTTACAACTACTGTGGTTGttgaaggcttttccacaatgctcacatgcataaggtttctctccagtgtgaattctttcatgaatGCTTCGATAAGAAGAACTGGTAAAGTTTTTTCCACAATGCTTGCAGGAATAAGGCTTTTGTCCAATGTAACTGCTTTCCTGACTGTGATAATGATTGAATTGGGTAAAGGCTTTTCCATAATGTATAGAAGTATATGGTTTCTCTCCTTTGTGAGTTACTTTTTGTTTCTCAaaacatgttttatatttaaatgttttgccACATTGCCTACAAATGTAACTTTTCTCTTCAATATGACTTTTGTCATGGTTGGTAAGCTCTCTAGAATTAACGAAGGATTCTTCCCAGAGACTACATACATGTTGTTCCACTTCTTTATGGTTTTGTTCAtcattctgtctatgtgtgtatctcATGAAGACATCCTCATTGAGTTTATCTCCAGTATAAGTTCTCTCCTGAGGCTGATCTAAACACAGACTCCTACAGGCTTCTTTACATTGTTTTTTCCTAGGTTTCTCTTCAGGAGAAGTTTCAAGTACCTGAAAAAATTCAGAATAACTGATTACTTTCCAATGTTTTTGATGTTTAAAAGCTTTTGCCACAGCTCCCTTGTACAGTGGtggttttctctccctttttctctgagATACCCATGTAAGGATAAATCACCAATGATATTTGTTACAAGCAAGGGAGTCTTATGAGCTCTTACTCTGGAAGGCAAGTCTTTATTGATCATACACTCTGGACTAGCTTGCTGGTTTTTATCACACTCATTATGACATTCACTTCCATGGTCTTTTTCAACCCTCTGAATTCtgc is a genomic window containing:
- the LOC130881426 gene encoding zinc finger protein 670-like, yielding MKKVFIDYSKYSKTSGSHRLLTTRPTVVTLFSTDDAETLNELDLSMPAIASMVTRVLILHGVSIPVLFHGNYWVPDHFLTVVKRHLEPVPPQNLQYFQDPVKFEDVAVNFTSEEWAVLDSSQMKLYRDVMKETFLNLISIEEALEENIEEDYKSLSRNMGIQRVEKDHGSECHNECDKNQQASPECMINKDLPSRVLETSPEEKPRKKQCKEACRSLCLDQPQERTYTGDKLNEDVFMRYTHRQNDEQNHKEVEQHVCSLWEESFVNSRELTNHDKSHIEEKSYICRQCGKTFKYKTCFEKQKVTHKGEKPYTSIHYGKAFTQFNHYHSQESSYIGQKPYSCKHCGKNFTSSSYRSIHERIHTGEKPYACEHCGKAFNNHSSCNTHERSHTAEKPYACKHCGKNFTSSSYRNLHERFHTGEKPYACKQCGKAFFCLRNLKRHEIIHTGKRPYACKHCGKAFKSASNCNRHERTHTAEKPYPCKHCGKKFASSFSRNIHENIHTGEKPYACKYCGKAFNSPNSRKKHESRHTAEKPA